The window GCGTGCGCAACAAGGTGGACTTGCCGCAACCGGACGGGCCAATAAAGGCCGTGACGCGGTGCTCGGCGATGTTCAGATTGACGTTTTTCAGGCCTTTGAATTTGCCGTAATAAAAGTCCAGATTGCGCACTTCGAGGGCGTTTTGAGTCGGTGTCTTGTCAGGCATGTTGATTCCTGTGTGTACAAAAAGAGAAGGTCGTGGAATTCGAAACCATCAGCCTCAGGCCGACTGTTTGTCTCTGAAAAACACACGGGCCAAGATATTCAAAACCAGTACCGTCATGGTGATCAAGAGTGCCCCACCCCAAGCCAGACGAATCCAGTTGTCATAAGGACTCATGGCAAATTGGAAAATCACGACCGGCAAATTGGCCATGGGCTTGCTCATGTCATCGTTGTAGAACTGGTTACTCAATGCGGTGAACAACAAAGGCGCTGTCTCACCGCTGATACGGGCGATGGCCAACAAAACACCGGTGATCACACCGCTTTTAGCTGCGCGAAGCGTGACCGACAGCGATACTTTCCAACGCGGCGCTCCTAGCGCAAAAGCCGCCTCGCGCAAGCTGCCGGGCACCAGGCGAAGCATGTTTTCCGTGGTCCGCATGACCACAGGCACAGCAATCAGCGCCAGCGCCAAGCTGCCTGCGTAGCCAGAGAAGCCACCCAAGGTTGCCACGGCGATGGCGTACACAAACAAACCGATCACGATCGATGGTGCCGACAACATGATGTCGGTCACAAAACGGGTCAGCTCAGCGGTTTTGCTTTGGTCACCGTATTCGGTGAGGTAAATACCCGCCAAGATGCCCACTGGCGTCGCCACCAACACCGACAAGCCCACCATCATCAAACTGCCCACAATGGCATTGCGCAAGCCCCCGCCATCGGTGCCTGGCGCAGGCGTGTCCTTGGTCAAGATGTTCCAGTCCAAGGCAGCAAAACCGTTGGTAAACAAAACAACCAAAATCCACATCAGCACGGTCAAACCCAATCCCATGGCGAGCATGGAGGTGACCATGCCCCAAGCATTGGCCATGCGACGACGACGGTAAAGCGCTTGATTCATGTTCATCGACATGTCAGAACCCCTTGGCTTTTTCAGCCCGATTGATCATGATTTTGGCCAGGGCCAGCACCACAAATGTGATCACAAACAGCAGGAAGCCGAGCGCAAACAAAGAAGACATGTGGAAATCTGCAGCCTCGCCAAATTCATTGGCCAAGGTCGAGGCAATCGAAGTGCCTGGAGAGAACAGCGAAGTGGGCATGCGGTTGGCATTACCAATCACAAAGGTCACCGCCATGGTCTCGCCCAAGGCGCGACCGAGGCCGAGCATGATGCCGCCAATGACCCCTTTTTGGGTGTAAGGCAACACGATCTTGCGAACCACTTCCCAGGTGGTGCAGCCCAAACCATAGGCCGATTCGCGCAGGATGGGCGGCGTGATTTCGAACACATCACGCATCACAGCAGCCACAAAAGGCAACACCATAAAAGCCAGCACAATGCCAGCGGCCAAGATGCCCATGCCGTTCGGGGCACCACCAAACAAAAACCCGATCAAAGGCATACCACTCAAGACCTCGCGCAGCGGCACCTGAACGTAATCGGCAAACAAGGGCGCAAACACAAACAGGCCAAACATGCCGTAAATGATGGACGGCACCGCGGCCAACAACTCAATGGCCGTGCCCAATGGACGGCGCAACCAAACAGGGCAAGTCTCGGTCAGGAACACGGCAATGCCAAAGGCCAAAGGAACCGCCACCAACATGGCAATGCCAGCGCTGGCAATGGTGCCCACAATGGCGATGGCCGCACCAAACTCTTCGTTGATGATGTCCCATTCCACGTACCAAATGAAACGCGCACCGAACTTGGCAAAGGTGGGCCAGGCGTTGATGAACAAGGACACGATGATCCCAGCCAAGGCCACCAGAACCAACAAAGAGAACAACTGCGTCAGGCGGTGAAACAACACGTCTTGCAGCCGCTGGCGCTTGACAACAGCCAGCATTTGGCTGTTTTTGTCCACGCTGGAGAGGGGTGATTGCATGTCTTGACCCATCAAACAAAGAGCAAGGATTTAAACAATAAATCCGTCGGTCACCGAATGACAACCGACGGATGGCAGACCTGAGTCTGGATTACTTTTGGATTTGCGACCAGACTTTGGCGCGGATCTCGTTGGTCAGGCTGTCAGGCAAGGCCACATAGTCCAAGTCGGCGGCCATTTTCTTGCCGTTCTTGAAGGACCAGTCGAAGAACTTCAGGGCTTCGGCAGAAGCGGCTTTGTCGGCAGGGTTTTTGTACATCAAGATGAAAGAAGCCGTGCTGATGGGCCAGCTGTTGTCGCCTTTGGCATTGACCATCGACACGCCCATGCCTGGCACGCTGAACCAGTCTGCACCGGCTGCGGCGGCAGCAAAAGTCAAGTCATCGGGGCTGACGTATTTGCCATTGGCGTTTTGAACTTGCATGAAATTCATGTTGTTCTTTTTGACGTAGGCGTATTCCACGTAACCGATCGAGCCTTTGACACGGTTCACGTTGGCTGCAACACCTTCGTTGCCCTTGCCGCCCACCGATGTTGGCGCTGGCCACTTGACGGCAGCGCCCTTGCCCACGGTGTCAGCCCACTCTTTGCTGATAGCAGTCAGGTAGTCGGTCCAGTTGAACGTGGTGCCGGAACCGTCAGCGCGGTGCACCACGGTGATGATTTCGTTGGGCAGGTTTTTACCGGGGTTCAAAGCAGCAAACTTGGGGTCGTTCCACTTGCTGATCTTGCCCATGAACATTTCGGCCAACACGGGGCCTGTCACGCGCAACTCCCCAGGCTTGAAGCCGTCCAAGTTGATCACAGGCACAGTGCCGCCGATGATGGCCGGGAACTGGACCATGCCATCTTTGTCCAAGTCAGCACCGGAAACTGGGGCGTCAGTGGCACCGAAAGTCACGGTTTTGGCGCGGATTTGGCGAATGCCACCGGAGGAACCGATGGATTGGTAGTTCATGCCGGTGCCTGTGGCGGCTTTGTAGGCTTCAGCCCACTTGGCATACACAGGAAATGGGAAAGTGGCGCCAGCGCCAGTGATGTCAGCGGCAAAGCTGACGGCTGCAACAGCACTCAAGCCAATAGCAGCTACAAAAGATTTCAATTTCATCATGTCAACTCCTGATTCAGGGGTGGGGTCAAGTCCGCCCAAGTCATCTTGCCTTGGGAACTGATACGAATTTAACGGTTAATTGTGACAGTCTTGTGTCAAAAATCCAATTTAAAAAAGGCTGTTTTTTGATCCAGCGAAAGGTTATTGGCCTTTTGAGGATTCACGGTTACCAAAAGAACGACCACCGCAATTGGGTGGCCGCTCTTTTTGTCAGTCATATGTCAGTACATACTTCTGACCATGAAACATGGCTTTAGACGACATCTTGGCTTCTTCGGTAGCAGCACACCCATTCAGTTCAAAACCGTGTCCGATCGCTGACTCAGGTTCTGAATGCGCAGGTCTTGCGCAGCTGGTGTGTCTTTCACGCCAAAGGCTGAGCTGCCAAATTGGCTCTTCATGAACTTCATGAAGGCGTCTTGTTCGCTGCCCAACAAAGCTGTGCTGGTGCTGGCAACACCTCCGCCTGTCGTGGCGGTCATGGCGGCATCCAACTTGGTCAGATTCACAAAATCGGCCGTGGCTGGGAAGGGGTAACCATCACCACCGCCGGCAGCCGTGCTCGTGCCCTCGGCCAGGAAGTTCAGCGTCACCAGGCGGAAGGTGCGCTGCGCATTGCCCACCAGCACCCCGTTTTGCACCACCACATCGCTGCCCACCTTGAGCGAACGAATGCGCTCACCCGCTGTAGTGACGGCAAAATTGGCATCCAACGCTTGCGCTGTGCGGCTTGGGTCATAACTGAAGCTCATGCCACCCACCTGGGGGAAGCGGCCCTGGCTGCCCAAGACCGCCACGCCATGCTCCAGCAAGGACTTGAGTTGTGCGGCCGTGACGTCAAAGGTCCACAACTTGTTGTTGAACTTCAAAGCCGTTTCCACCGCCAATTGAGAAATTTCACCCGACTGACGATTGGCTTCTGCGTTGGCTTTGGGTGCGGTCAGAACAGCCGCAGCAGTGGCGCCTGGCATGGCCAGAACTTCACCAATTTCAGACCGGATACCGCCACCATTTTTCAGGGAAATTTGGACCGTCGGGTCCAACAATCGGGCATACCAAAGGTTGGCATCGGCCGTTAGGTTACCGAAGTTCGTTTCCTCGTTGCGCACGGCAGCGCGGCGGCCTTCCAGAAATTCAGAGGTTTTTCCAAAGACGTTGCCGTCCTTGGACTTGAGCACGGCCTTGATGGCGTCACGCACTTGGGTGACCAGGCCTGATACGGTCACACCCCCTGCGCTGTCGTCACTCTCGCTGGTCATCCAAGCACCGGAGAGCTTGCTGTCAAAACGCTGCGGGATCAGGACACCTTTGTCGTCAAACGGCGCCATAAAGCGCCCGAGGTATTTGTAGTCGGCATCCACGTTCACCACCACCGTCGGCTGGCCCGCTGCGTCTTTGGTTTCATAGGGGTAATCACCTGCGGATTTGTCACCTGTGCGCAGTACATCGTTGGCATCGGACAGCAACGTGTTGGAGCCCCCGGCGACGATGATGTCCACATTTTTCAAACGCTGTGCCAAGGCTTTTTCAATGGCCAAGGTTTGCATGTGGGCCAACAGCACCACCTTGTTGATGCCCGCTGCGGTCATCTCGTCCACCCCTTTTTGGATGGTCGCCGCCAGTCCGGCCACATCCACTTCGCTGCTGGTCAGCACGGGTGTGAACTGCAGTTTTCCGGGGGAGGTGATGTTGGCAAACACGGGTGAGCTGGCACCGATGACGCCAATTTTTTGACCGCCAACGTCCACCACCGTCCAGCCGGTCAACTTGCCAGATTGCTCTTGCGCCTTACCACCGTTGGCCAACTTGAGAGCAGCCACTTCAGAGTCCGCTGCAAAGTCAACGTTGTAGGCCAGATAAGGAAAACGAGCACCCGACCATGCGCCACTGGGTTTGATCATGTCAGCAAACTGCTTGGTGCCCAAATCCAACTCATGGTTTCCGATGGCAGAGGCCTGAACGCCCATCGCGTTCAAGAATGCAATGTCAGCACGCCCCACTTCGGCCACACCCAGTGCGGCACTCAAACTGGTGTCGTTGGCCGCATTAAAACGTGGCCCAGGGATGTAGTTGTCACCCGAACTGACCGTGAGAGTTTGCTGGGGGTACTGAGCGCGAAATTTGTTGATGAGGCCTGACAAATTCGCCACGCTGTTGAGAGCCGTGCTGTCGGAGCCATCGGCATCCGAGATGTGCAACAGCTGCAGGGTGAAGGCCGCTTCAGGTGCTGCATTGCTCGTGCCGCCGCAAGCGCTGAGCATGAGCGCAGAAGCCACCGTGGCGATCAGGAGTCTTCGAGTCAGAAGTTGTTTCATATCAGTGACTTTCATGGGTGATTGATCTCTTTGAAGTTAGCCACCCCATGTGACATCGAAATGAAAAATTGATGACGTATGTTTGAAAAGTCAAATCCACCAAATCAAGAATGATGATTTTTTAGATGCGCACAAATTTTTAATTGATTTGTCATATCAGCATCACTCAGACCCTGCAAATTACCCTTGTTTTATCCATCTAACCCACAGGAGTTTTCAGTGACCACATCCACATCACGCCGCGAATTTGTCGTGCGCATCGCCAGTGTTTCCGCTGTTCTGGCCACAGGCGCGGGCTTGTCTGCTTGTGGCGGTGACAAAGCCCAAGCAGAATTCAACTTTGGGGTCGCCAGTGGCGATCCACTGGCTGACAAAGTGATCCTTTGGACACACGCCAAATTTCCGGGCATCGATGCAGATGTCTCATTGCGTTACCAGGTTTCCAAAGATGCCGGATTCACGCAAGTGGTCAACGAAGGTTCGGCAGTGGCCTCATTGGCCACAGGTTTCACCGCCAAAGTCGATGCCAGTGGACTCCAAGCGGGTACTGCTTATTTTTACCGCTTCAGCCAAGGTGGCAACCACTCACCCGTGGGGCAAACACGCACCTTGCCTCAAACGGCAGAGAGCCTCAAATTGGCCGTCATGAGCTGTACCAACTTCCCCACCGGATTCTTCAATGTGTATGCCGAAGTGGCCAAAAGCGATGCTGAGTTTGCCCTGCATTTGGGCGACTACATCTACGAATATGCAGCAGATGGTTACGCCTCATCGTCGGCGGCCGCATTGGGCCGTGTGTCATTGCCAGGCACCGAGTTGCGCACCTTGGCCGATTACCGCGCCCGCCATGCCCAATACAAGAGCGATCCCGACAGCAAGAACCTGCATGCGCTCAAACCCATGATCGCGGTTTGGGATGACCAT is drawn from Limnohabitans sp. 63ED37-2 and contains these coding sequences:
- a CDS encoding bifunctional metallophosphatase/5'-nucleotidase, with product MKQLLTRRLLIATVASALMLSACGGTSNAAPEAAFTLQLLHISDADGSDSTALNSVANLSGLINKFRAQYPQQTLTVSSGDNYIPGPRFNAANDTSLSAALGVAEVGRADIAFLNAMGVQASAIGNHELDLGTKQFADMIKPSGAWSGARFPYLAYNVDFAADSEVAALKLANGGKAQEQSGKLTGWTVVDVGGQKIGVIGASSPVFANITSPGKLQFTPVLTSSEVDVAGLAATIQKGVDEMTAAGINKVVLLAHMQTLAIEKALAQRLKNVDIIVAGGSNTLLSDANDVLRTGDKSAGDYPYETKDAAGQPTVVVNVDADYKYLGRFMAPFDDKGVLIPQRFDSKLSGAWMTSESDDSAGGVTVSGLVTQVRDAIKAVLKSKDGNVFGKTSEFLEGRRAAVRNEETNFGNLTADANLWYARLLDPTVQISLKNGGGIRSEIGEVLAMPGATAAAVLTAPKANAEANRQSGEISQLAVETALKFNNKLWTFDVTAAQLKSLLEHGVAVLGSQGRFPQVGGMSFSYDPSRTAQALDANFAVTTAGERIRSLKVGSDVVVQNGVLVGNAQRTFRLVTLNFLAEGTSTAAGGGDGYPFPATADFVNLTKLDAAMTATTGGGVASTSTALLGSEQDAFMKFMKSQFGSSAFGVKDTPAAQDLRIQNLSQRSDTVLN
- the pstS gene encoding phosphate ABC transporter substrate-binding protein PstS, with the translated sequence MMKLKSFVAAIGLSAVAAVSFAADITGAGATFPFPVYAKWAEAYKAATGTGMNYQSIGSSGGIRQIRAKTVTFGATDAPVSGADLDKDGMVQFPAIIGGTVPVINLDGFKPGELRVTGPVLAEMFMGKISKWNDPKFAALNPGKNLPNEIITVVHRADGSGTTFNWTDYLTAISKEWADTVGKGAAVKWPAPTSVGGKGNEGVAANVNRVKGSIGYVEYAYVKKNNMNFMQVQNANGKYVSPDDLTFAAAAAGADWFSVPGMGVSMVNAKGDNSWPISTASFILMYKNPADKAASAEALKFFDWSFKNGKKMAADLDYVALPDSLTNEIRAKVWSQIQK
- the pstA gene encoding phosphate ABC transporter permease PstA, encoding MNMNQALYRRRRMANAWGMVTSMLAMGLGLTVLMWILVVLFTNGFAALDWNILTKDTPAPGTDGGGLRNAIVGSLMMVGLSVLVATPVGILAGIYLTEYGDQSKTAELTRFVTDIMLSAPSIVIGLFVYAIAVATLGGFSGYAGSLALALIAVPVVMRTTENMLRLVPGSLREAAFALGAPRWKVSLSVTLRAAKSGVITGVLLAIARISGETAPLLFTALSNQFYNDDMSKPMANLPVVIFQFAMSPYDNWIRLAWGGALLITMTVLVLNILARVFFRDKQSA
- the pstC gene encoding phosphate ABC transporter permease subunit PstC, whose protein sequence is MQSPLSSVDKNSQMLAVVKRQRLQDVLFHRLTQLFSLLVLVALAGIIVSLFINAWPTFAKFGARFIWYVEWDIINEEFGAAIAIVGTIASAGIAMLVAVPLAFGIAVFLTETCPVWLRRPLGTAIELLAAVPSIIYGMFGLFVFAPLFADYVQVPLREVLSGMPLIGFLFGGAPNGMGILAAGIVLAFMVLPFVAAVMRDVFEITPPILRESAYGLGCTTWEVVRKIVLPYTQKGVIGGIMLGLGRALGETMAVTFVIGNANRMPTSLFSPGTSIASTLANEFGEAADFHMSSLFALGFLLFVITFVVLALAKIMINRAEKAKGF